The DNA region AGAGCCTAGGCAATGAATCAAAGGTAACAAGATCTTCAATTATTGGACCTCCTGTTTGTCGAGGTGATCCAACTACATAGcttcatttttcaaaagtgATGTTCCTCGTAGCTAACTTCCATTCAGTTTGGATGAGTAGAAAGGTCTCATAATGGTGTTTTAGAGAGAAGAACACCTTGCAGGAACAGCTAGCTACAAACACTAATTTCTAAGTGAAACAGCTTGAAGGCTGAAATACTATACTACAATCTTGTGCAAGCCAATCCAAAGCATTAACTCCTCTTCAGACTTCTGAATGTATAAGCTCCCAGTTTTGACCAGTTTTAATGCCAAGATGTGAGGCAACTACTTGTGATTAAAAGAGTATAGCCGAATTCTTGGTCATCAGAAGAAAACAGCTTTTATGGCACCAGCTGCAATATTTTTATACATCCACTTGAGTTAGCTGCAACAACCATGTTTGACTTCTGTCTCCAGCAAACACTTGAAACAAACTGTCCATTATAATCACCAGTCTCATGTCCGGAAATAGGATCAGTGGATCCAAATTTATGAGATGTGATTGGCATTGGCAGAGATCTATAATAACTATAAACCTAAGAAACATAGCAACAAAAATTGTTAGAAGCTATGTAAAAGGGTGTAATTCTGGTAAAATAtgtgaaacaaaaagaaataaactgAGCCCCAGCTTCACAGCACGCATATTATATGCGCAACCAAGCTGTTCATAAAAAATAGATCAATTTCAAAGTGACACTCACGttacatttaaaaaagattACCTCATTAGTTTCTGATCCACATGCTATGTATCCATCCAAAACAGATAAACCCACAAAATTCTGAGCAAGCAGAAAAATTAAGGATTTTACAAATTTGTACAAATAGAACTACTGAACTTGctacatgataaaaaattttattaaatcgtAAGTAACTAACCTTCTCATTAGTATGGCCGCTGAAAGTTAAGCAGCAAGCATCAGTGGACAGCCCAGATGGGCTGCTTTTTCTAAGATCCCAGAGCTTTAGGGTGTTATCTGTTGATGCAGAAACCAAGGTATCTGAATCTAAAATTTTCACATAGCTAACAGCTTTCTCATGGCCAGTTAGAGTGCACCAAGGGATCCTTGTATTTCGAATATCATAGCAGTGGAGCTTAAAATCAGCAGATCCAAAAACCAACAAATgaggagagaaagaagagaactGAACACAGCAAACATTGGCAGGGTTCTGGATGGTGCCGACAGATTTTTTCTGCACAAGCAGTAGGAAGtcaatttcatatttctttccataattcataaattaaacttCCAAGGAGAAACAATGGAACTTCTAAGCAAAACAACAAATGTCAAATATGAGAGTAAGGTGTGTGAAGTGAGGGAAATGACAAGGATATGCAGTCATAATTAAAGAAACAGACAAAGATATGCAAAGTCTCaataaatgaaattaacaaTATAGTCAATCCTGACTTAGACTAGCATGTGCCTGCAAGCACCAGCCAGGAGATTTGGAGCTTTTAAATGGTAAGCTACAGCCACCATAAATGGATGAGAAGAAAAACTCATATGTTGCGATAAAATACATACTCTTAGcatgaaaaattttatcctttatgTTTCAGTTactttcataatatttttttcaccttCTTCTCATTAAGCCTTCAGAATATGAACCCTCAAAGGAAAGTAGAGAAAGACAGAACAAAAAGAGATTATTACAACTCTCACATTTGttactctaaaatataaaacaacgGTATCCTGGAATTTAGGCTATAAATTAGATGATACAAGGGATAGCATGCCTCGTTAATGCTCCACAatttcacagaacagtcatcaCTTCCACTAGCAAATCTTGTAGGGGCAACTTGGGAAAAGTCAACAGACCAAGCCCTCTTCTGGTGCTCTGCATATTGAGAGAATCCTTGACCAGTGCTTGCATCCCACATCTGGAGTACACCCATGCATACAATATTAAGTACAATAGTGAACAACATGgacaagaggaaaaaaaataatttaattgccTCCAATAAACATTGACTTGAaggcccaaaaaaaaaaagacaacatAACTTTTGTTGCACATGATATCAACAATAGTAgcaatcataaaaatattttgagtaaaaattcactaaatgaaaaaatttaggCTACTACATATCATTGAAAACGAATTAAAAAATGTGCATCTCTACCCTGATATAGAATTTGTGAACAATTATTTGCAATGCTACGAACATGCTACCATAGAACAAATTCAAGATACCaataaaatacatcaataatAAATGTGGATTTTGTAAGAAGAAATTACTACATTAGAACAGCTgctataatattactctataaCAGTTGCAGCTGGCAAGACAAACTTACCTACCAATGGATTTTTTGGcatacctaaaataaaatacaacatGATAGTGGATTATATGTGCAACTTTCAGTAAGCAGTGAATACACACCTGAACTACACCATCATAATCGGTTGAAGCCAAATAGTTCTTAATGTAATTGTTCCAGCAAACACAGCTAAGCATAGATCTGTTTGACAGCTCAACCGCTGGATAATGGATATCAATAGAACCACTCAGAagtgaattaaactcaaaaatcTTGATTCTTTTTGAAACCCCAGCTGCAGCAATGTACTCCTCATCGCGGTCAAAATTTAAAGAACAAATCACATTAGCAGAATTCAGAAGATCCCCATTTCTTAATGTCCCACACACTTTAAACTTACTATAGCGGGTGAACTTGCATAAACCTTCGAAAAATGCCCCAAGGTGATCATCAGATTTCTGAGCCATGTTTGACTCATTCACTTTTTGCAACTCGGACCACCTATCTCTACTTGTAAGCAAGTCTTTATCAAAATACCGAGCAGTAGTGTCAGTTTCTGTGAGCCGAATTTGGGATCTCATAGAAAAGTAGGCATCCTCAAGCTGATTAATATTTCTCATTAAACTTGCCTCATTCCTACTTGAAACAGAAAATGACTGAGAAACTGCAGCTGAAGTTATAGAATCTTTGAAACACAAACCCTGTTCTCTGGCATCAAAACATTCCTTGTGTGTCCGATTAAACACAGAGGATATCTTTTGCAAGTGCTTTCCCTCAACCTCTTTAATATCTTCCTCCAAACACCCTATATCTTCAACTAATTCGGAAGCGCACTTCTGCTTTTGTTCTTTCAATGAAACCAGAAAATGAAGCAACAGCTCTGATTCAGCttcagcagcagcagcagatATTAACATATCATCAAAGGAATGCAACTCTTGTGATATGCATATTAAGTCAGACTGTAGAATTTCTCTGTTGCAAACCAGGAAAAATGTTATGGAATGTATAGCAAATAGacatatttaatgaataaagacAGATACCTTCAAGTCATGCTGCAATGTGACATGTTGGAACCCACATAGAAAAGTGATGCACATGCAATTATTCTTGTCATATgatagaaattttaattataatatggaAAGCCACCTCATATCAGAACATACTGGTATATGGATTAGCATGTGATGAATATATGTGTATTCATCTATGAATAAGCCATTCGTCCAGCTACAACAACAAAAATTTCGCATACGTTATATCCTTTCCTACCATTTTATGCTTTTTTAAACAATCCTTGAAGATTCTTGGCGGGACCTGAAACTAAAGTCTGTGAAACAGTAATGTTTCCATAGTGCACACTAATCATTACATTCTTGCAAATAGATGCCATATATGCTAATCTTCTTTACAAATTACaagcattgagattaaactttgTTTAATAGCaatgatattaataaaagtttatatagtacacattttaaagatatatgaATTATAGATATAGCATACCTAGTTGTTGGACGAGATAAAGGTTCAGGATGAAGAAGCCAAAGACAAAAGCCAGCTTCCTTTGGATTTTCTTTCAGAAAATTTGATGGGAGAATACGATGGTGCAAATCCAACATCGCAGCTGAATGCTCCTCCAATGATTCAAAATAGCACAGCAACTGTCAGAAATTGCTCAAATTAGTTTGGAAGGTAGGCTTTTCATCCTAATATCGTGAAGTATATGAAGtaaaagaaacaacaaagaATTATTGCAAAGAACTGTAAATCTAAATGTGAACTGAGTGAAGTGAAAGTCATTGATACCCATTCAGTGGCGGTTGAAAAGTGCATAAGAACCATGTTTGAGAAAAGAAGACTGTATTCCTCAGACTGGAATATAAAGAACAAAACAATTTGTGTTTCTAAACAAGATAGAATGGATAAAACTCTAGAACAAGaacatggaaaaagaaaatacatgTTAAAAGATTCCACATGTGACTGATTAAAACCAATCTCAAGATCATTCTGGTTTCCAAAGTTTAATTCTCCAACTTATTGGGAATTGAGGCATAGATGACTTGAGAAATATTGAGGTTTTCATCTTTCATCTCAGCAAAGCAagcatatatatgtgtgtgggTGTGACATGGATTTAAACAAGTAAAAAAGAACAGATAACATATCAAGAAATGAGACCAGGGGATTAATCtcaaaatacaaatatttgaataaacgATTCAACAATATGTCTACTCACCTCAAAAAGAAGAACCCCAAGGCCATAGATATTAGCAAAAAATGTGCAACCTGCATCATTGAGCCCCTCTGAACTAATATACCACTTCTCTTCCAGATCAATAATTGCAGGAAAAGACTGCTGATCTGTTTTAGATGATGTACTTGGGTAGGTGAGAACATTTTGACGATGGACTTCAACATATTCAGAACTCTGTGGATCATTTACATGAGAATTGGTCTCGTCCTGTTTCTTAGTCCTAAAATTACTACTGGAGAAGAAATGGGCTTGGTGTGAAAGAGACTTCACGTCATCACTGATCTTTTGCTGCTTCACACCTAAATTACAATGTACTTGCATGTCTTGTTCCAGTGGCCTCTTCTTTCGCAAATCCTGATTCACAACGTAATTCAGTTCACCCTTTGCAGATGAACCAGTGTATATAACCCTATTTGATGGACTTAAATAGAAATAGGATGGTCGTAAGTCTTGCAAGGCAATGCCTTGAGAGTGTGCAGAATCCACTAACTCCACAATCTGCCTAAATATATGCAGACTTTCAACCTTCTCTCCATTCTGACTCCTCAATTTCAGCCACTGTCTCAAACAGATTCCACCATGTAAAGATTCATGACTAAATCTATTAACCCCATGGGaataaattttgtcaaaattggcagaaaaattaaataatgaatcaGAAGCAACCTTTGAAGATAGACAACCAAGTTTTTCATCATTCTGCCTCACAACTGCACTGCCAAGGTCTCTTAGAGCGTCTGGATTTCTGTTAATAACCCCCTTTcccttcaaatattttttcacatgCAACTGCAAAAAGCCAGGTGTATCTGTAGATAAGGTTTTCAATTTAGTATTCCCAAATGGTGCTGTATTGCTTGAGACAATCATGTTGTCTCTTGCCCTTATATATGGAGAAACTTCCGCTGGCACTGTATCAATTTGCTTTCTTAACAAATACTTAGGACTTCGTATATCAAAAGGCATCTTCATAAACTGCTCTCTGACTCTTAACAATATTCGATCTTTTTCTCGGGAAGTAGAATCTCCATGCAAACCCTTATATCCAGACCCACTTGCTAAAAGATGTGGTTGCAGCCACTGGCCCTGCCTTGAACTGTATGGACTACTAACTATAGCTGAGTTCTCTGTCATATAATTTCTCACTGTCAACTCTTCAACCACTGCAAGCCTTTCATTCATAGAACGAGGGCTAATGCAAGGTGGCTGAGATCCAGCCAAAGAAGGCTCTATGGTATTGGTAAAATTATGGATTGAACTCTCTGGCCAACCTTCCCTCACAGTCACAGATGAACAAATAATCGGTGATTCTAATATATTATGACCCTCTAATTTTAAGGAGAGATTATGTTCTGTTCTTTTAAGTTGAGCATTCCCATGTATATCATTTGCAGACAATTCCTCCCCTACTTGCTCCATGTTATCCAAACAAACCACATTCAACCAACTTGTTTAACTTGCTGCACAGACGGTCTGCCGAGTGAcgcaaaaattaaattaaaagtcaTCAAAAACCAATCTTCTAACATAATTGCCGCATGTTCACatgaaatatgaataaattcatataaCAGTATGATCATAAATTTGGTAATATCCCCAAAATACGAACACGCTCccacaaaagaagaagaaataaaaaaggcaATTAAATAATGTCAAAATAAAGATCACCTAAAGATTCTTTATCCAAGTGCGctaagttcaaattaaaaataaagagaaaagcaGAACAGCTAGCTAAAAATCACATGCTCAACAAGCAGGCAAATGAAATCAATGGAAATCTGATGATAATGCATGAATCTAAAAAAGCGACtgaaaaacagaaataaatctcaaattaataaagaaaacacagacaagaaaataaaaggaaacttATGATAGAACTCCTCCTATATAAGCagaagtaaatatatattaattaaattgaaaatcaaaatgattACCATGGAAAGAACTAGCAGAGAGTTAGAATGTCACAACAAGAACAATTATAAttggacaaaaacaaatttaaagaggaaaaaaaaaatagagaccTCAGAATTGCcagaattgttaaaaaaatatcttctcCACATTCCACAACAACCAAACAGTATCAATATTAGTGACAAATTGAAAGCGTCATATCGAGTATCTTTAGATATTTTTGCTTTGCAACTTTACGCTCTTGGTCTGgccaatattattttttaattcacttCTTTAATGATATTATCCGTAAGTAAACCATTGGTAATTGACATTGCTGTACTCAGCTCACCCTCAGACCCTTCACCACCACAAGATctgttttcaaaaaataaaaatacaagcagccaaaatatatttcaattcaaCATGGTTAAAACTGACGACACTGTTTATAACTTTAATTACCGAAGATGCCATTCGCTGACCACAGTTTTCGAGAAGAGGCGGTGTCGGGCGATTGTAcagtcaaagaaaaaaatagtgatgGTTTGTGTACCTAGTCCTGGCCACGGGCGGTTTGACCCATGAACCGAACTAAATTCAATTTGCGTAAAATCATAGTTGAAACTATcagaattaaaactaaaatcagATTCTGATAGTtcgtttcaattttttttaatcatcgAACTGTTAATTTATGATCGGTTCATAAATCAATAGTTAAACCGTTGGttcacaaatttataaactgacgatttaatattttaatttagaaaattattaattttaaataaacatgtttaaattttttttatttttttaattaaaaaactataaatttgtaGAGTACTGTAACGGTCTCTTACAAATTTTGCGAAGGCTGTTCTGCAGTTTTTACAAAATATATGACCATTAggcttgttaatttttttaaattttttatataaaattttacttataaatactttctcaatcttttaatcaaattctatcaaattcaattaaattctctatttatttttatcaatttcaattttaatttttataatttaattattattgtcttTCTATCAtacaatttatctttataattaattttatttattatctattataattaattatataatttattttatttattatcaaaaaaataacaaatagtgaaatttttttacgtaatagaaaatttagtcaatattcataaatatcaaatataaataaaaataaatttgtagaagatttttcaacataaaaagTGAAAGTCAATATGTAGAAGTAGAGTAATAATAACAACAAGTAAAGATAGAATAACAACCACAACAAATTTTTACTTCCGATATTTTCTAAactcattttaagaaaatataaaaagaatatgataattttgaaattgtttgcaattattataaagagatttataaattcaagcaaTGAGGTGGATATGAGACATTTAAAAGGTATTTGGAGCCAAAGCATCCAAAAAAATTTGGGCAAAATAGAggttaaatacaaataaatggCATCCCCAAAATAGAGGGAATGGCATatataaaaatctcaatttgtgatgtgtgaaaattttgaaaaaatgagcAATAGATTATTTCCTTTGTACCACTTATTGTCTCATCACCAacctaaaatattaattatgataattatattatgatgcAAAGTGGCAAAAAGATCAAGAGAAACATCAAGGTCCACCTTAAAGCTTAAAATTTATCTAACcactatttttgaatttgatgataGCAATATTGATAAAGACTTTATAGTTTTAGAATAATAAAGTCAACATGCATCACCCTTTCCAACATTAACAACTATTgttaaacaagttttaatagcACCAACATTAACTGTCACagtaaaataaacttttagtCAATGGGgcaatatattggatgagagaggATCAAATTTGTCTCCCAAATCTATTGAAATCTAAGTATGCGTAGAGAATTAGACAAAAGTCGAATTAgaccaacaagatataaaagtggacttccATGAAAAACCTTTTGATTTAACTATGGATAGTTCGATAATGGAAACTGATAGTCAAAAAAGCAGAGGTGAATGATAAAGTAAGGGGATATTGTCGGCTATCGAGTACgtaaagataaaaaaactacgtaaattttgattcttctaaaccccaaaaGAATATATagaaagtttaattgaaaaattaaattcaaactttttttattttttaattttaaattattataattattaattaaaaaataaatcaggcTCATGAATCAAAACGGTTCaatatcaatttcaaattgGGGTCATAAACTATAACCGATgatttaatgttgattttgaattgattatGAGCCGATCTATAATAGTTTCGATTTGAGattcttattttttctaaatcaaaaattgaaaattctaacCCAGTAGTGTGATGTTTTTTATCAATGACAAAGGGACATGCCACGTAGTGATCATGCGAGGGATGTGATGAACAAAATGGACCCAACATCCTACGTATTTGAGATACGAATAGCGACTTTATGTAACACCTTTGTTCTGATTGTCGGTGACAACAAATCTCAGTCGTTTGATCTAAGGGAATTTTGCGTGGTGGACAAGGTAGCACGTGACAATAGTTAATCCAAATGAAAGAGGGGGATGATCGGTGATCTTCTGCATGAGGGCATTTTGTAAATATGTTTAAAAGAGGTGgcatatattatctaaaattttggATAGTTCGAAAACGATACATATTTCTAATTAGCTAAGTGGCCAAGTGGTGGGCCGTTGAGTGACCTTAAATGAGACACGAAAGGGAGTCATTGGGCATTATCGAACCACCATTATGCTTGTCAGacaggccaaaagacttgttcccacccaggATTAGTTCATTGTTATGTTTTCGCCcatcaaattctaaaaatttaaatatttaactgttaaccattaaagttaaaaatttgttaaatctaagaatataattatcatttcatcaataaatattaaaaaaatatttttatctaatttttttattttttaatttaagttgaaagaaattatatttttcaatctaaggttttaatcttttttttttttctaatgattgAATATTGACTAATCAGCCCATCCTTCTCCGTCTATCACTGATGATGGATGAAGATGCCCCCGCACACGATGAATCATCATGTGCTTCAAATCTAAAAAGACGTTTGCACAATAAAAACACATGATATAtgtcaattcaacaaaaacacatcttctttcttttcgtTTGAAGTTAAATCAATAGAAGCACATTTTATTTCTCGTCCTTTGGAGCCgattagaaaaaacaaagacaaatctTTTTCAACTTTGATTCGACGATTCATTGTGCATTGAGACTTCTTCGTCTATAACCAACCTTCGTCGTTAGCAGTAGAGAAAGAAGAACGAACTAAAGACAATCTCAACtagagaatgaaagaaaaaattgaaatcctaaggaaaaaaaaatataacttttcaaaacttaaacaaagaaaaattatgaactTTTAAAACCgaagtaaataaataagataaaattttattttatttaatatttattaataaaataacaattatacctttaaatttaataaattttattaattttaataattaataaatgaatatttaaattttcaaatggaGTAAACCTTGCATGAGAATAAATCTTCTGGCCTATCAAAAACCATCATAAATAATTAGACTtactaataacattttttaaaagcaATATATTTTAAGGCAGAACAAATTCTTTCCATCCAGGATTTCAGGCCATCAAGGACTTGTTCAGGTAACATTTTCTATATCGATATCACATCCATTTTACTACATATTCTATTGCTGTTAAATCAAACGTGcttaaataaagaatttgtaGAGCAAGGCGCAAAATCATCCAAAACCAGAAGCAATTGGTTAACTCTCTTCAAATTGGAAATGGTTTATACTCGATAAACAAAGGGATGCTAAATATTGCGTCAAATCAGGCGCATTCACATTCAATCATTCAAAGAAGAGAGATCACTGAAAACAGTCACAAAGGTAAGCATATTGACCTCTGAATTGTTATTGAGCTGTAGGCAAATGCATATCTTCGCATGTTCCTTCACCATTACTTATTGACAGAGGATAAAAATGGGAAGCTGAGTGATACAAAATGTTCATAGGGAGACATAGATAGGAAATAAAAGCAATTTATCAACACAGGCTCCAACATTTATCGAAAGTCATTCTTAGATGACGACATCAAGACATTATCCCTACTTTACCTTTTCTATATCCCCTTGCCTACAAAAATAGCACACTTAGGGAACAAATTTCACAGTTGCACATACTTCAGTCTGATATTCTAATCTCGACTCCTAAGACGTCCTTCACAACCTCGTACGTCACAAATGCAATGGCAATTGATGGAACAACCTGAACAACAAAATATGGCACCAACATGAAATCATGTCTATCAAGTCAAACATATTATTGACTTACCAACAAGCTTTGCTTCTCAGAAGAAGTTCAGTAACTTCTAACATAAATCACAATAAGTCTGCCAGGAAACAGTTGTAGTGAAGGTGTAGAGAGGCAGTG from Mangifera indica cultivar Alphonso chromosome 8, CATAS_Mindica_2.1, whole genome shotgun sequence includes:
- the LOC123223201 gene encoding protein SUPPRESSOR OF PHYA-105 1-like isoform X2; amino-acid sequence: MEQVGEELSANDIHGNAQLKRTEHNLSLKLEGHNILESPIICSSVTVREGWPESSIHNFTNTIEPSLAGSQPPCISPRSMNERLAVVEELTVRNYMTENSAIVSSPYSSRQGQWLQPHLLASGSGYKGLHGDSTSREKDRILLRVREQFMKMPFDIRSPKYLLRKQIDTVPAEVSPYIRARDNMIVSSNTAPFGNTKLKTLSTDTPGFLQLHVKKYLKGKGVINRNPDALRDLGSAVVRQNDEKLGCLSSKVASDSLFNFSANFDKIYSHGVNRFSHESLHGGICLRQWLKLRSQNGEKVESLHIFRQIVELVDSAHSQGIALQDLRPSYFYLSPSNRVIYTGSSAKGELNYVVNQDLRKKRPLEQDMQVHCNLGVKQQKISDDVKSLSHQAHFFSSSNFRTKKQDETNSHVNDPQSSEYVEVHRQNVLTYPSTSSKTDQQSFPAIIDLEEKWYISSEGLNDAGCTFFANIYGLGVLLFELLCYFESLEEHSAAMLDLHHRILPSNFLKENPKEAGFCLWLLHPEPLSRPTTREILQSDLICISQELHSFDDMLISAAAAEAESELLLHFLVSLKEQKQKCASELVEDIGCLEEDIKEVEGKHLQKISSVFNRTHKECFDAREQGLCFKDSITSAAVSQSFSVSSRNEASLMRNINQLEDAYFSMRSQIRLTETDTTARYFDKDLLTSRDRWSELQKVNESNMAQKSDDHLGAFFEGLCKFTRYSKFKVCGTLRNGDLLNSANVICSLNFDRDEEYIAAAGVSKRIKIFEFNSLLSGSIDIHYPAVELSNRSMLSCVCWNNYIKNYLASTDYDGVVQMWDASTGQGFSQYAEHQKRAWSVDFSQVAPTRFASGSDDCSVKLWSINEEKICRHHPEPCQCLLCSVLFFLSSFVGFWIC
- the LOC123223201 gene encoding protein SUPPRESSOR OF PHYA-105 1-like isoform X1; this encodes MEQVGEELSANDIHGNAQLKRTEHNLSLKLEGHNILESPIICSSVTVREGWPESSIHNFTNTIEPSLAGSQPPCISPRSMNERLAVVEELTVRNYMTENSAIVSSPYSSRQGQWLQPHLLASGSGYKGLHGDSTSREKDRILLRVREQFMKMPFDIRSPKYLLRKQIDTVPAEVSPYIRARDNMIVSSNTAPFGNTKLKTLSTDTPGFLQLHVKKYLKGKGVINRNPDALRDLGSAVVRQNDEKLGCLSSKVASDSLFNFSANFDKIYSHGVNRFSHESLHGGICLRQWLKLRSQNGEKVESLHIFRQIVELVDSAHSQGIALQDLRPSYFYLSPSNRVIYTGSSAKGELNYVVNQDLRKKRPLEQDMQVHCNLGVKQQKISDDVKSLSHQAHFFSSSNFRTKKQDETNSHVNDPQSSEYVEVHRQNVLTYPSTSSKTDQQSFPAIIDLEEKWYISSEGLNDAGCTFFANIYGLGVLLFELLCYFESLEEHSAAMLDLHHRILPSNFLKENPKEAGFCLWLLHPEPLSRPTTREILQSDLICISQELHSFDDMLISAAAAEAESELLLHFLVSLKEQKQKCASELVEDIGCLEEDIKEVEGKHLQKISSVFNRTHKECFDAREQGLCFKDSITSAAVSQSFSVSSRNEASLMRNINQLEDAYFSMRSQIRLTETDTTARYFDKDLLTSRDRWSELQKVNESNMAQKSDDHLGAFFEGLCKFTRYSKFKVCGTLRNGDLLNSANVICSLNFDRDEEYIAAAGVSKRIKIFEFNSLLSGSIDIHYPAVELSNRSMLSCVCWNNYIKNYLASTDYDGVVQMWDASTGQGFSQYAEHQKRAWSVDFSQVAPTRFASGSDDCSVKLWSINEKKSVGTIQNPANVCCVQFSSFSPHLLVFGSADFKLHCYDIRNTRIPWCTLTGHEKAVSYVKILDSDTLVSASTDNTLKLWDLRKSSPSGLSTDACCLTFSGHTNEKNFVGLSVLDGYIACGSETNEVYSYYRSLPMPITSHKFGSTDPISGHETGDYNGQFVSSVCWRQKSNMVVAANSSGCIKILQLVP